The following are encoded together in the Fundulus heteroclitus isolate FHET01 chromosome 19, MU-UCD_Fhet_4.1, whole genome shotgun sequence genome:
- the hivep2b gene encoding transcription factor HIVEP2 isoform X2: MESLDAIAGVKGSAEGQERKIAQKKGTSEAVLRPSVKAESKRWHQELEDVQSRNTGGFSEMSDSGKPLQSEDQFSQAQPTSHPDYEVSLSLQPVKPFSVGRQKASAQSPGPASQRKSPASAEVQQQCSQSGMDQPSEATAKVEQKPQKPGKYVCDYCGRACAKPSVLKKHIRSHTGERPYPCVPCGFSFKTKSNLYKHRKSHAHSVKAGTVPLSELGSYNANMEQGSIEGEGELFSDAEQSTDTDEDTLNDPLLLLDSPTEGSDNTAVKVLNLIAQKKGATSMSGQDGSSQPKEINASPVTAEASRAIQSSTIKQRLALRLSEKRSGDSEQNLSLPSQSSKGSTDSGYFSRSESSEHQTGPPNTNAKSYQEIMFGKCYRPSPKQTSSYESGELPEKCSEKGVSRVFTQEKDAVESIKINTKSFLKEELKESLLDAGCDTGPLIRSNSMPTSSAVCLTMPQTLRGSHSFDERASTGGMRRLKRQGAIELYVHDGHAEAESHGKMSEPSPTGLDVESYTSLALGTTQHKHAMELATRKRRKEKREEEDLLGQYEGHHKQCEDMFDSSKDYDIKQAAMGIMALGRGHLDMDISINPDISGRKNLGNVISVIQHTNSINRPHTDLSESFKYYSHRLETMSSLQAMEAGESFEMESDVGLSQSGQLGPKLMRQPNIQVPEIRVTVEPDSPEKAPEVPAKEPEKHVEEFQWPQRSETLAQFPPEKLPPKKKRLRLAEIEHSSGESSFESACTSLSRSPSQDSNLSYSSTFSFDREESLKSTSPAKQDEFGKALELLAVPGCGHSLSVLGQRQQHEMRRSSSEQAPCNLHKEFPEVRSVSFDYGSLSSTSRVGKERRRGNLVRQESLNMDAEVTQVPSQVFTQYLSSNSPPFAAATILPQTLPIFSVGNTFPQFPNPSLVVPVRIQTHVPSFGSITYTSLSQICDNQHDSISSSTSARQSLASRLSGNLDPHVYSKQTAANSLSVEALDLSSAKLKTGIPLSLTSRTISTTNASSGGASKRMLSPASSLDLFMEVKQQKRVKEERMFGQIVEELSAVELGKCHLSEEKGRRSGMPGASTHVTGDASRTSLTARQKVTELSEPESAMESSCLEPSSPPYSVISGGNAKEQVQMDVAAQPGASQDTLISGTEHSSTLSQFPSLRTTTGLSWCYLNYTKPSCSQGDTPFASTYSTWSVSSHNPNPLEVSTSIALALLRSRQRGDKVIYSVAAMCQPGTGKLVSSLILWRQTMEQLQRKPEPKEVDITYGKKVKDISCRAKAAKEEWKEREASANQAVPTRIKIFEGGYKSNEDYVYVRGRGRGKYICEECGIRCKKPSMLKKHIRTHTDVRPYICRVCNFAFKTKGNLTKHMKSKAHLKKCLELGVSVTMDDADIQEHDNIQQESKTGVAATSKHQFSDAEDSEGMDEEADEIDEEDEEDDEYEGDSTPKLHSRSTSPQPCGVTSVYVTASSAVHGCSLTSLPGADVHRQSSGKRSGPENRFALTAEQREKSVDEDSLTMLPLDQTSLLFDPYSSYLLSPGWESPIREPSPSRLRYPSPRRELSPRGRSSPRWDSSPLRPGSPIFKSIQHPSPASLERPMSPGTEVAGKRESSVRGRQRVVLRAVSPRRGSHPHKGGCDKTRHQAKMEMAKQQQAFEMDQRSSLAPAPPGAASSHHQNVLSHLPLHSQQQARSLLPVVPVGGLQMLHSPASPGTDAGPSPCQSPQSSDGQRCSSREGSVQGSETGGEKVEGRRGKSPELPAGESRQEESVQTCLKAIASLKITIEDPH, translated from the exons ATGGAGTCACTCGACGCCATTGCAGGGGTGAAGGGCTCCGCTGAGGGCCAGGAGAGAAAGATTGCACAGAAAAAAGGCACATCAGAAGCTGTTCTGAGACCTTCGGTCAAAGCGGAAAGCAAACGGTGGCACCAAGAATTGGAAGACGTTCAGAGCAGAAACACGGGTGGTTTTAGTGAAATGTCTGACTCAGGGAAACCTCTGCAATCGGAAGATCAGTTCTCACAAGCCCAGCCCACAAGCCATCCCGACTATGAGGTGTCTTTATCACTCCAGCCCGTAAAGCCCTTCTCTGTCGGCAGACAAAAAGCTTCAGCACAGTCTCCAGGACCTGCAAGTCAGAGGAAGTCACCCGCTTCAGCCGAGGTCCAGCAGCAGTGTTCCCAATCAGGGATGGACCAGCCGTCAGAAGCCACGGCTAAGGTGGAGCAGAAACCACAAAAGCCAGGAAAGTACGTGTGTGATTACTGCGGCAGGGCATGTGCCAAACCCAGTGTTCTTAAGAAACATATCCGCTCCCACACAGGGGAACGGCCCTATCCATGCGTCCCCTGTGGGTTCTCCTTCAAAACCAAGAGTAACCTGTACAAACACAGAAAGTCCCATGCCCACTCGGTCAAAGCTGGAACGGTGCCATTATCCGAGCTTGGGTCCTACAATGCCAATATGGAGCAGGGGTCTATTGAAGGGGAAGGAGAGTTATTCTCTGATGCTGAGCAAAGCACGGACACGGACGAGGACACTCTTAATgacccgctgctgctgctggactcTCCGACTGAGGGATCAGATAACACCGCTGTAAAAGTGCTAAATCTCATTGCTCAGAAAAAGGGAGCCACGTCAATGTCAGGTCAGGATGGTTCATCCCAACCCAAAGAAATCAATGCGTCTCCTGTCACGGCCGAGGCCAGTCGTGCAATCCAATCTTCAACGATCAAGCAGAGGCTCGCTCTTCGGCTGTCTGAAAAGAGAAGCGGCGACTCGGAGCAAAATCTCTCCCTTCCGAGTCAGTCCAGCAAGGGCAGCACGGACTCGGGTTACTTCTCACGCTCAGAGAGTTCGGAGCACCAGACCGGTCCTCCAAACACCAATGCGAAGTCCTACCAAGAAATCATGTTCGGGAAGTGCTATCGGCCGAGCCCTAAGCAGACCTCCTCTTATGAATCTGGGGAGCTTCCCGAGAAATGCTCTGAGAAAGGTGTGTCCCGAGTTTTCACTCAAGAAAAAGATGCAGTCGAATCAATCAAAATAAACACCAAATCGTTTCTAAAGGAGGAGTTGAAAGAGTCGCTGTTAGACGCCGGGTGCGACACGGGGCCTCTGATCCGGAGCAACTCCATGCCGACGTCCTCAGCCGTGTGTCTAACGATGCCCCAGACCCTCAGAGGCAGCCACTCGTTTGACGAAAGAGCAAGCACAGGGGGCATGAGGCGACTGAAACGCCAAGGGGCCATCGAGCTGTATGTGCATGATGGTCACGCTGAAGCCGAAAGCCACGGGAAAATGAGTGAGCCTTCTCCCACTGGGTTGGACGTGGAAAGCTACACCTCTTTGGCGCTTGGTACGACTCAACACAAACATGCAATGGAGCTGGCGACACGGAAGCGCCGCAAAGagaagagggaggaggaggacctGCTAGGACAATACGAGGGACACCATAAGCAGTGTGAAGACATGTTTGATTCAAGCAAGGACTATGATATAAAGCAAGCTGCAATGGGGATAATGGCCTTAGGCAGGGGACATTTGGACATGGACATATCAATTAACCCTGACATATCAGGCCGAAAAAACCTAGGGAATGTCATTTCCGTTATCCAGCACACAAACTCAATAAACAGGCCTCATACCGACCTGTCAGAATCGTTCAAATATTATAGTCATCGTCTGGAAACCATGTCTTCGTTACAAGCAATGGAGGCCGGTGAGTCTTTTGAAATGGAAAGTGACGTTGGGTTAAGCCAGTCGGGTCAGCTGGGGCCCAAACTTATGCGACAGCCAAATATACAAGTCCCAGAAATCAGGGTCACAGTTGAGCCTGACAGTCCAGAAAAAGCCCCGGAAGTGCCGGCGAAGGAGCCGGAGAAGCACGTGGAGGAGTTCCAGTGGCCTCAAAGGAGCGAGACCTTAGCACAATTCCCTCCAGAAAAGCTCCCTCCCAAGAAAAAGCGCCTTCGTCTGGCTGAAATCGAGCACTCCTCCGGCGAATCAAGTTTTGAGTCCGCTTGCACCAGCCTGTCCCGCAGCCCGAGCCAGGACAGCAACTTGTCCTATAGCTCCACTTTTTCCTTTGACAGGGAGGAGAGCCTGAAATCAACCTCTCCGGCCAAGCAAGACGAATTTGGCAAAGCTCTGGAGCTGTTAGCTGTGCCGGGGTGTGGGCACTCCCTCTCCGTGCTCGGCCAGCGTCAGCAGCATGAAATGAGACGCTCCTCCTCGGAGCAGGCGCCGTGCAACTTGCAcaaggagttcccagaggttCGCAGCGTGTCATTTGACTATGGCAGCCTTTCTTCAACCTCCAGAGTTGggaaggagagaaggaggggGAACTTGGTGCGACAGGAGTCACTGAACATGGATGCTGAAGTCACACAGGTCCCCTCACAAGTGTTCACACAGTACCTCAGCAGCAACTCCCCTCCATTCGCGGCAGCCACTATCCTGCCACAGACCTTGCCAATATTTTCTGTTGGGAACACATTTCCCCAGTTTCCTAATCCCAGCCTAGTAGTTCCTGTTAGGATTCAGACCCACGTGCCGTCCTTTGGCAGTATCACGTACACCTCTTTATCGCAGATCTGTGACAATCAGCACGACAGTATTAGCTCCTCGACCTCCGCCCGCCAGAGTCTAGCCTCGCGCTTGTCTGGAAATCTTGATCCTCACGTGTACTCGAAGCAAACCGCGGCTAACAGCCTCAGCGTTGAGGCCCTGGATTTGTCATCAGCTAAACTAAAGACCGGCATCCCTCTGTCCCTGACCTCCAGAACTATATCGACGACCAATGCCTCGAGTGGGGGAGCAAGCAAGCGGATGCTCTCCCCCGCCAGCAGCTTGGACCTATTCATGGAGGTGAAGCAGCAGAAACGGGTGAAGGAGGAGAGAATGTTTGGGCAGATCGTCGAGGAGCTGAGCGCTGTAGAGTTGGGTAAATGCCATTTGAGTGAAGAGAAAGGGCGCAGGTCGGGGATGCCGGGTGCATCGACACACGTCACCGGTGACGCGAGCAGGACTTCACTCACTGCGCGTCAAAAAGTGACCGAACTCAGCGAACCTGAAAGCGCCATGGAGAGTAGCTGCCTAGAACCGAGTTCACCCCCTTACTCTGTCATATCGGGCGGCAACGCAAAGGAACAGGTGCAGATGGATGTCGCGGCACAGCCGGGTGCCAGTCAGGACACCCTGATTTCAGGCACAGAGCATTCAAGTACCTTATCTCAGTTTCCAAGCCTTCGAACGACGACAGGCCTCAGCTGGTGTTACCTCAACTACACAAAGCCCAGCTGCTCGCAGGGCGACACCCCTTTCGCCTCCACATACTCCACGTGGAGCGTGAGCTCCCACAATCCCAACCCCCTGGAAGTGAGTACCAGCATTGCTCTGGCTCTGCTGCGGTCCAGACAGAGGGGAGACAAGGTTATATACTCCGTAGCTGCCATGTGCCAGCCTGGCACGGGGAAACTAGTTTCATCCCTCATCCTGTGGAGACAGACCATGGAACAG CTGCAGAGGAAACCGGAGCCCAAAGAGGTGGACATCACCTACGGGAAGAAGGTGAAAGACATCAGCTGCAGAGCCAAAGCAGCCAAGGAGGAGTGGAAAGAGAGGGAGGCCTCTGCGAACCAGGCAGTGCCAACGCGAATTAAGATCTTCGAGGGAGG GTATAAGTCCAACGAGGACTACGTGTATGTCAGAGGTCGAGGCCGGGGGAAATACATCTGCGAGGAGTGTGGTATTCGCTGTAAGAAGCCGAGCATGCTGAAAAAGCATATCCGGACCCATACAGATGTGCGACCGTACATCTGCAGGGTTTGCAACTTTGCCTTCAAGACCAAAG GAAACCTGACTAAACACATGAAGTCAAAGGCCCACCTGAAGAAATGTCTTGAACTGGGAGTTTCGGTGACAATGGATGACGCAGACATACAGGAACACG ACAACATCCAACAAGAATCCAAAACAGGCGTGGCGGCAACCAGCAAACATCAGTTCTCCGATGCCGAGGACTCTGAAGGCATGGACGAAGAAGCTGATGAAATAGAcgaggaagatgaagaggacGACGAGTACGAGGGGGACTCCACCCCGAAGCTGCACTCGAGGAGTACGAGTCCTCAGCCGTGCGGCGTGACCTCGGTGTACGTCACTGCCAGCTCTGCCGTCCACGGTTGCTCTCTGACCTCGCTACCCGGAGCAGACGTTCATCGGCAGTCCTCTGGCAAGCGCTCAGGCCCGGAGAACCGTTTCGCCCTCACAGCAGAACAGCGAGAGAAGTCCGTGGATGAAGACTCTCTGACCATGCTGCCGCTGGACCAGACCAGTCTCCTCTTTGACCCTTACTCCTCTTATCTGCTGTCTCCTGGTTGGGAGTCTCCCATCAGGGAACCCTCTCCCTCACGGCTACGGTATCCATCCCCGAGGCGGGAACTGTCGCCACGGGGGCGTTCTTCACCAAGGTGGGACTCCTCGCCGCTGAGGCCCGGGTCACCCATCTTCAAGTCCATCCAGCACCCATCCCCGGCCTCGCTGGAACGGCCGATGTCTCCCGGGACCGAGGTAGCTGGAAAGCGGGAGTCCTCCGTGAGGGGCAGGCAGAGGGTTGTGTTGAGGGCCGTGTCCCCGCGCAGAGGCTCGCACCCACATAAAGGCGGCTGTGATAAAACCAGACACCAGGCAAAGATGGAGATGGCCAAGCAACAACAGGCTTTCGAAATG GATCAAAGGAGCAGCTTGGCTCCTGCTCCGCCGGGCGCTGCCAGTTCTCATCACCAGAACGTCCTCAGCCACCTCCCTCTTCACTCCCAGCAGCAGGCCCGCTCGCTGCTCCCCGTCGTTCCTGTCGGAGGGCTCCAGATGTTGCACTCCCCGGCCTCACCCGGCACCGACGCCGGCCCCTCCCCTTGCCAGAGCCCCCAGAGCAGCGACGGgcagcgctgcagcagcagggaggGATCCGTGCAGGGGTCCGAGACGGGGGGAGAGAAAGTCGAGGGCCGCCGGGGGAAAAGTCCCGAGCTGCCCGCCGGCGAAAGCAGACAAGAGGAGAGTGTCCAGACCTGCCTGAAAGCCATTGCCTCGCTGAAAATTACCATAGAAGATCCTCATTAA
- the hivep2b gene encoding transcription factor HIVEP2 isoform X1 encodes MESLDAIAGVKGSAEGQERKIAQKKGTSEAVLRPSVKAESKRWHQELEDVQSRNTGGFSEMSDSGKPLQSEDQFSQAQPTSHPDYEVSLSLQPVKPFSVGRQKASAQSPGPASQRKSPASAEVQQQCSQSGMDQPSEATAKVEQKPQKPGKYVCDYCGRACAKPSVLKKHIRSHTGERPYPCVPCGFSFKTKSNLYKHRKSHAHSVKAGTVPLSELGSYNANMEQGSIEGEGELFSDAEQSTDTDEDTLNDPLLLLDSPTEGSDNTAVKVLNLIAQKKGATSMSGQDGSSQPKEINASPVTAEASRAIQSSTIKQRLALRLSEKRSGDSEQNLSLPSQSSKGSTDSGYFSRSESSEHQTGPPNTNAKSYQEIMFGKCYRPSPKQTSSYESGELPEKCSEKGVSRVFTQEKDAVESIKINTKSFLKEELKESLLDAGCDTGPLIRSNSMPTSSAVCLTMPQTLRGSHSFDERASTGGMRRLKRQGAIELYVHDGHAEAESHGKMSEPSPTGLDVESYTSLALGTTQHKHAMELATRKRRKEKREEEDLLGQYEGHHKQCEDMFDSSKDYDIKQAAMGIMALGRGHLDMDISINPDISGRKNLGNVISVIQHTNSINRPHTDLSESFKYYSHRLETMSSLQAMEAGESFEMESDVGLSQSGQLGPKLMRQPNIQVPEIRVTVEPDSPEKAPEVPAKEPEKHVEEFQWPQRSETLAQFPPEKLPPKKKRLRLAEIEHSSGESSFESACTSLSRSPSQDSNLSYSSTFSFDREESLKSTSPAKQDEFGKALELLAVPGCGHSLSVLGQRQQHEMRRSSSEQAPCNLHKEFPEVRSVSFDYGSLSSTSRVGKERRRGNLVRQESLNMDAEVTQVPSQVFTQYLSSNSPPFAAATILPQTLPIFSVGNTFPQFPNPSLVVPVRIQTHVPSFGSITYTSLSQICDNQHDSISSSTSARQSLASRLSGNLDPHVYSKQTAANSLSVEALDLSSAKLKTGIPLSLTSRTISTTNASSGGASKRMLSPASSLDLFMEVKQQKRVKEERMFGQIVEELSAVELGKCHLSEEKGRRSGMPGASTHVTGDASRTSLTARQKVTELSEPESAMESSCLEPSSPPYSVISGGNAKEQVQMDVAAQPGASQDTLISGTEHSSTLSQFPSLRTTTGLSWCYLNYTKPSCSQGDTPFASTYSTWSVSSHNPNPLEVSTSIALALLRSRQRGDKVIYSVAAMCQPGTGKLVSSLILWRQTMEQLQRKPEPKEVDITYGKKVKDISCRAKAAKEEWKEREASANQAVPTRIKIFEGGYKSNEDYVYVRGRGRGKYICEECGIRCKKPSMLKKHIRTHTDVRPYICRVCNFAFKTKGNLTKHMKSKAHLKKCLELGVSVTMDDADIQEHADNIQQESKTGVAATSKHQFSDAEDSEGMDEEADEIDEEDEEDDEYEGDSTPKLHSRSTSPQPCGVTSVYVTASSAVHGCSLTSLPGADVHRQSSGKRSGPENRFALTAEQREKSVDEDSLTMLPLDQTSLLFDPYSSYLLSPGWESPIREPSPSRLRYPSPRRELSPRGRSSPRWDSSPLRPGSPIFKSIQHPSPASLERPMSPGTEVAGKRESSVRGRQRVVLRAVSPRRGSHPHKGGCDKTRHQAKMEMAKQQQAFEMDQRSSLAPAPPGAASSHHQNVLSHLPLHSQQQARSLLPVVPVGGLQMLHSPASPGTDAGPSPCQSPQSSDGQRCSSREGSVQGSETGGEKVEGRRGKSPELPAGESRQEESVQTCLKAIASLKITIEDPH; translated from the exons ATGGAGTCACTCGACGCCATTGCAGGGGTGAAGGGCTCCGCTGAGGGCCAGGAGAGAAAGATTGCACAGAAAAAAGGCACATCAGAAGCTGTTCTGAGACCTTCGGTCAAAGCGGAAAGCAAACGGTGGCACCAAGAATTGGAAGACGTTCAGAGCAGAAACACGGGTGGTTTTAGTGAAATGTCTGACTCAGGGAAACCTCTGCAATCGGAAGATCAGTTCTCACAAGCCCAGCCCACAAGCCATCCCGACTATGAGGTGTCTTTATCACTCCAGCCCGTAAAGCCCTTCTCTGTCGGCAGACAAAAAGCTTCAGCACAGTCTCCAGGACCTGCAAGTCAGAGGAAGTCACCCGCTTCAGCCGAGGTCCAGCAGCAGTGTTCCCAATCAGGGATGGACCAGCCGTCAGAAGCCACGGCTAAGGTGGAGCAGAAACCACAAAAGCCAGGAAAGTACGTGTGTGATTACTGCGGCAGGGCATGTGCCAAACCCAGTGTTCTTAAGAAACATATCCGCTCCCACACAGGGGAACGGCCCTATCCATGCGTCCCCTGTGGGTTCTCCTTCAAAACCAAGAGTAACCTGTACAAACACAGAAAGTCCCATGCCCACTCGGTCAAAGCTGGAACGGTGCCATTATCCGAGCTTGGGTCCTACAATGCCAATATGGAGCAGGGGTCTATTGAAGGGGAAGGAGAGTTATTCTCTGATGCTGAGCAAAGCACGGACACGGACGAGGACACTCTTAATgacccgctgctgctgctggactcTCCGACTGAGGGATCAGATAACACCGCTGTAAAAGTGCTAAATCTCATTGCTCAGAAAAAGGGAGCCACGTCAATGTCAGGTCAGGATGGTTCATCCCAACCCAAAGAAATCAATGCGTCTCCTGTCACGGCCGAGGCCAGTCGTGCAATCCAATCTTCAACGATCAAGCAGAGGCTCGCTCTTCGGCTGTCTGAAAAGAGAAGCGGCGACTCGGAGCAAAATCTCTCCCTTCCGAGTCAGTCCAGCAAGGGCAGCACGGACTCGGGTTACTTCTCACGCTCAGAGAGTTCGGAGCACCAGACCGGTCCTCCAAACACCAATGCGAAGTCCTACCAAGAAATCATGTTCGGGAAGTGCTATCGGCCGAGCCCTAAGCAGACCTCCTCTTATGAATCTGGGGAGCTTCCCGAGAAATGCTCTGAGAAAGGTGTGTCCCGAGTTTTCACTCAAGAAAAAGATGCAGTCGAATCAATCAAAATAAACACCAAATCGTTTCTAAAGGAGGAGTTGAAAGAGTCGCTGTTAGACGCCGGGTGCGACACGGGGCCTCTGATCCGGAGCAACTCCATGCCGACGTCCTCAGCCGTGTGTCTAACGATGCCCCAGACCCTCAGAGGCAGCCACTCGTTTGACGAAAGAGCAAGCACAGGGGGCATGAGGCGACTGAAACGCCAAGGGGCCATCGAGCTGTATGTGCATGATGGTCACGCTGAAGCCGAAAGCCACGGGAAAATGAGTGAGCCTTCTCCCACTGGGTTGGACGTGGAAAGCTACACCTCTTTGGCGCTTGGTACGACTCAACACAAACATGCAATGGAGCTGGCGACACGGAAGCGCCGCAAAGagaagagggaggaggaggacctGCTAGGACAATACGAGGGACACCATAAGCAGTGTGAAGACATGTTTGATTCAAGCAAGGACTATGATATAAAGCAAGCTGCAATGGGGATAATGGCCTTAGGCAGGGGACATTTGGACATGGACATATCAATTAACCCTGACATATCAGGCCGAAAAAACCTAGGGAATGTCATTTCCGTTATCCAGCACACAAACTCAATAAACAGGCCTCATACCGACCTGTCAGAATCGTTCAAATATTATAGTCATCGTCTGGAAACCATGTCTTCGTTACAAGCAATGGAGGCCGGTGAGTCTTTTGAAATGGAAAGTGACGTTGGGTTAAGCCAGTCGGGTCAGCTGGGGCCCAAACTTATGCGACAGCCAAATATACAAGTCCCAGAAATCAGGGTCACAGTTGAGCCTGACAGTCCAGAAAAAGCCCCGGAAGTGCCGGCGAAGGAGCCGGAGAAGCACGTGGAGGAGTTCCAGTGGCCTCAAAGGAGCGAGACCTTAGCACAATTCCCTCCAGAAAAGCTCCCTCCCAAGAAAAAGCGCCTTCGTCTGGCTGAAATCGAGCACTCCTCCGGCGAATCAAGTTTTGAGTCCGCTTGCACCAGCCTGTCCCGCAGCCCGAGCCAGGACAGCAACTTGTCCTATAGCTCCACTTTTTCCTTTGACAGGGAGGAGAGCCTGAAATCAACCTCTCCGGCCAAGCAAGACGAATTTGGCAAAGCTCTGGAGCTGTTAGCTGTGCCGGGGTGTGGGCACTCCCTCTCCGTGCTCGGCCAGCGTCAGCAGCATGAAATGAGACGCTCCTCCTCGGAGCAGGCGCCGTGCAACTTGCAcaaggagttcccagaggttCGCAGCGTGTCATTTGACTATGGCAGCCTTTCTTCAACCTCCAGAGTTGggaaggagagaaggaggggGAACTTGGTGCGACAGGAGTCACTGAACATGGATGCTGAAGTCACACAGGTCCCCTCACAAGTGTTCACACAGTACCTCAGCAGCAACTCCCCTCCATTCGCGGCAGCCACTATCCTGCCACAGACCTTGCCAATATTTTCTGTTGGGAACACATTTCCCCAGTTTCCTAATCCCAGCCTAGTAGTTCCTGTTAGGATTCAGACCCACGTGCCGTCCTTTGGCAGTATCACGTACACCTCTTTATCGCAGATCTGTGACAATCAGCACGACAGTATTAGCTCCTCGACCTCCGCCCGCCAGAGTCTAGCCTCGCGCTTGTCTGGAAATCTTGATCCTCACGTGTACTCGAAGCAAACCGCGGCTAACAGCCTCAGCGTTGAGGCCCTGGATTTGTCATCAGCTAAACTAAAGACCGGCATCCCTCTGTCCCTGACCTCCAGAACTATATCGACGACCAATGCCTCGAGTGGGGGAGCAAGCAAGCGGATGCTCTCCCCCGCCAGCAGCTTGGACCTATTCATGGAGGTGAAGCAGCAGAAACGGGTGAAGGAGGAGAGAATGTTTGGGCAGATCGTCGAGGAGCTGAGCGCTGTAGAGTTGGGTAAATGCCATTTGAGTGAAGAGAAAGGGCGCAGGTCGGGGATGCCGGGTGCATCGACACACGTCACCGGTGACGCGAGCAGGACTTCACTCACTGCGCGTCAAAAAGTGACCGAACTCAGCGAACCTGAAAGCGCCATGGAGAGTAGCTGCCTAGAACCGAGTTCACCCCCTTACTCTGTCATATCGGGCGGCAACGCAAAGGAACAGGTGCAGATGGATGTCGCGGCACAGCCGGGTGCCAGTCAGGACACCCTGATTTCAGGCACAGAGCATTCAAGTACCTTATCTCAGTTTCCAAGCCTTCGAACGACGACAGGCCTCAGCTGGTGTTACCTCAACTACACAAAGCCCAGCTGCTCGCAGGGCGACACCCCTTTCGCCTCCACATACTCCACGTGGAGCGTGAGCTCCCACAATCCCAACCCCCTGGAAGTGAGTACCAGCATTGCTCTGGCTCTGCTGCGGTCCAGACAGAGGGGAGACAAGGTTATATACTCCGTAGCTGCCATGTGCCAGCCTGGCACGGGGAAACTAGTTTCATCCCTCATCCTGTGGAGACAGACCATGGAACAG CTGCAGAGGAAACCGGAGCCCAAAGAGGTGGACATCACCTACGGGAAGAAGGTGAAAGACATCAGCTGCAGAGCCAAAGCAGCCAAGGAGGAGTGGAAAGAGAGGGAGGCCTCTGCGAACCAGGCAGTGCCAACGCGAATTAAGATCTTCGAGGGAGG GTATAAGTCCAACGAGGACTACGTGTATGTCAGAGGTCGAGGCCGGGGGAAATACATCTGCGAGGAGTGTGGTATTCGCTGTAAGAAGCCGAGCATGCTGAAAAAGCATATCCGGACCCATACAGATGTGCGACCGTACATCTGCAGGGTTTGCAACTTTGCCTTCAAGACCAAAG GAAACCTGACTAAACACATGAAGTCAAAGGCCCACCTGAAGAAATGTCTTGAACTGGGAGTTTCGGTGACAATGGATGACGCAGACATACAGGAACACG caGACAACATCCAACAAGAATCCAAAACAGGCGTGGCGGCAACCAGCAAACATCAGTTCTCCGATGCCGAGGACTCTGAAGGCATGGACGAAGAAGCTGATGAAATAGAcgaggaagatgaagaggacGACGAGTACGAGGGGGACTCCACCCCGAAGCTGCACTCGAGGAGTACGAGTCCTCAGCCGTGCGGCGTGACCTCGGTGTACGTCACTGCCAGCTCTGCCGTCCACGGTTGCTCTCTGACCTCGCTACCCGGAGCAGACGTTCATCGGCAGTCCTCTGGCAAGCGCTCAGGCCCGGAGAACCGTTTCGCCCTCACAGCAGAACAGCGAGAGAAGTCCGTGGATGAAGACTCTCTGACCATGCTGCCGCTGGACCAGACCAGTCTCCTCTTTGACCCTTACTCCTCTTATCTGCTGTCTCCTGGTTGGGAGTCTCCCATCAGGGAACCCTCTCCCTCACGGCTACGGTATCCATCCCCGAGGCGGGAACTGTCGCCACGGGGGCGTTCTTCACCAAGGTGGGACTCCTCGCCGCTGAGGCCCGGGTCACCCATCTTCAAGTCCATCCAGCACCCATCCCCGGCCTCGCTGGAACGGCCGATGTCTCCCGGGACCGAGGTAGCTGGAAAGCGGGAGTCCTCCGTGAGGGGCAGGCAGAGGGTTGTGTTGAGGGCCGTGTCCCCGCGCAGAGGCTCGCACCCACATAAAGGCGGCTGTGATAAAACCAGACACCAGGCAAAGATGGAGATGGCCAAGCAACAACAGGCTTTCGAAATG GATCAAAGGAGCAGCTTGGCTCCTGCTCCGCCGGGCGCTGCCAGTTCTCATCACCAGAACGTCCTCAGCCACCTCCCTCTTCACTCCCAGCAGCAGGCCCGCTCGCTGCTCCCCGTCGTTCCTGTCGGAGGGCTCCAGATGTTGCACTCCCCGGCCTCACCCGGCACCGACGCCGGCCCCTCCCCTTGCCAGAGCCCCCAGAGCAGCGACGGgcagcgctgcagcagcagggaggGATCCGTGCAGGGGTCCGAGACGGGGGGAGAGAAAGTCGAGGGCCGCCGGGGGAAAAGTCCCGAGCTGCCCGCCGGCGAAAGCAGACAAGAGGAGAGTGTCCAGACCTGCCTGAAAGCCATTGCCTCGCTGAAAATTACCATAGAAGATCCTCATTAA